The genomic window AAAAAGAGTTTTATAATGCATTAGTGCCATATTTTAATTCAAAAGAGTTAAAGGAAAAAATTGAATTATAATAAAAATGTTGGACTGCATTTAAAACTTGAAGACAGTCTTTGTGCATTACTAGTAAAAGCACAAAAATTTAATGTTTTATCGTTTCAATTCTTTTTGACAAAAGAACATAGCTTTAGATATCCCAAAATAGATCCCAGAGATTTAAAAAATTTTTTAAAAATAAGTAAAAATTTAGAAAATATTTATATCCATAGCTCATATTGGATAAATCTTTGCAGCGGTAAATATATTGGTTATCAAACAAGCCAAAGAATTTTAAAAAAAGAAATAGATTTGGCAAAAAAATTAAATATTAAAAATATAGTTTTACATCCGGGTTCTGCCGGTGCATTTAAAAGCTCTAAGGATGATCCAAAAGCAAAACTTAGAGGTATCGAAAATTTAACCAGAGCTTTAAATAAATTATTAAAATATGAAAAAAATATAAGAATTTTACTTGAAAATACGGCTCATGGAAACAGAACCGTTGGCAGCGATTTATATGATTTTAAAATAATAAAAAACAAACTTGATTATCCTGAAAAAGTAAAGTTTTGTATCGATTTATCTCATGCGTTTGCATATGGTTACAATATAGAAAAAACAGAAGAATTTATAGAAATTCTTGATTCAACTATGGGTATTGAAAATATAAAGCTTATACATCTTAATGACTCTGCCGAAAAAAAAGGTGCAAAAATAGATAAACATGAAGCCATTGGTAAAGGCACAATTGATCAAAATATGCTAAAAAGCTTAATATTTCACCCAAAACTGCAAGAAATTCCAATAATTTTGGAAATTCCAAATCTTCCGGATAAAGATATTTTTGACACGCTAAAAACTGTTAATTCTTGGTTTTAACAATTACAAAGAGCAAAAAAGATTGTTTTTAAAAAATTAAATAATTAATAAATATTAAAATTCTTACAATTTGCAACTATTGAACTTTTAAATTAGAATATTTTTTCTGTTAGTGTATTTTAGTCTGGTCTCATTTGACCATATGATTAGATACTTTAAACTTATACTATAATTAAAATTTTGGGGGATACGGATAATCACTGTATTAATTAAATTTTGATAATAAACACGGAGATAAATATATGAAATTTAAAAATATAATATTAGCTTTATTTTTAGCCGTAA from Candidatus Dependentiae bacterium includes these protein-coding regions:
- a CDS encoding deoxyribonuclease IV; the encoded protein is MNYNKNVGLHLKLEDSLCALLVKAQKFNVLSFQFFLTKEHSFRYPKIDPRDLKNFLKISKNLENIYIHSSYWINLCSGKYIGYQTSQRILKKEIDLAKKLNIKNIVLHPGSAGAFKSSKDDPKAKLRGIENLTRALNKLLKYEKNIRILLENTAHGNRTVGSDLYDFKIIKNKLDYPEKVKFCIDLSHAFAYGYNIEKTEEFIEILDSTMGIENIKLIHLNDSAEKKGAKIDKHEAIGKGTIDQNMLKSLIFHPKLQEIPIILEIPNLPDKDIFDTLKTVNSWF